A genomic window from Bacillus sp. BGMRC 2118 includes:
- the abc-f gene encoding ABC-F type ribosomal protection protein — MTIIRIRNIEKSFDQNKIIHNVSLDIEKGEIIGLVGNNGAGKTTLANIIFGSIPPDKGFIEGIDKVQIGYLAQSVHYVMNQKSKHQFEEVSSEFLEKTSELGLEKVNIWEEERFSHLSGGEKLKLALAAVWETKPDILILDEPTNHLDVQGVRWLVEQLEAYKGSVIIISHDRYFLDLTVKKIIEIENGKITTYKGNYTSYRAEKKKRYENQLHHFETQQKMKERVESQVSQLQQWAGKAHREMTKQEGFKEYHGVKAKKLDRSIKSKMKRLEKELEKNKIDKPTDEKKVQFQFDSNTKRGKRIIEAQKLEKSFQDRHLFIESQFYLNHGERIGLVGQNGSGKTTLLKMILGVEPISSGEIWKSSSLKIAYLSQDIDDLPQEKTPIEALGLSSREEVLQARTILANMGMGAELLTQRVQTLSLGERTRVKLCGMLIKPNDLLILDEPTNHLDLASREQLESTLQEFLGTIIVISHDVYFLNNLCEKMLVIEDQQIKRVEMGLEEYEKRKFVSEQETNVEEELLLLDTEISAVLGELSMLTPGHDRYKELDAQFLQLTKRKRELHNS, encoded by the coding sequence ATGACAATAATTCGAATTAGAAATATTGAAAAAAGCTTTGATCAAAATAAAATCATTCATAACGTTTCATTAGATATTGAAAAAGGTGAAATCATCGGTCTCGTCGGTAATAATGGAGCGGGAAAAACAACGCTTGCGAACATCATTTTCGGTTCGATTCCTCCAGACAAAGGATTTATTGAAGGAATCGATAAGGTACAAATTGGATATTTAGCTCAAAGTGTCCATTATGTGATGAATCAAAAATCCAAACATCAATTTGAAGAGGTAAGCTCAGAATTTCTTGAAAAGACAAGCGAACTAGGATTAGAAAAGGTAAATATTTGGGAAGAAGAACGTTTTTCACACCTAAGTGGCGGTGAAAAGCTGAAGCTTGCACTCGCAGCAGTTTGGGAAACTAAACCAGACATACTAATACTGGATGAACCAACAAACCATCTTGATGTACAAGGAGTTAGGTGGCTTGTCGAGCAGCTAGAAGCATATAAAGGAAGTGTCATAATCATTTCGCATGATCGTTATTTCTTAGATTTAACTGTTAAAAAGATTATAGAAATTGAAAATGGAAAGATTACCACGTACAAAGGGAATTACACATCTTATCGAGCGGAGAAAAAGAAACGATACGAGAATCAACTACATCATTTTGAAACGCAGCAGAAAATGAAGGAACGAGTGGAGAGTCAGGTTTCACAGCTGCAGCAATGGGCCGGGAAAGCACATCGTGAAATGACGAAACAAGAAGGCTTTAAAGAGTATCATGGTGTGAAAGCGAAGAAATTAGACCGCTCAATTAAATCAAAAATGAAAAGACTTGAAAAGGAGCTTGAAAAAAACAAGATTGATAAACCTACCGATGAAAAGAAAGTACAATTCCAGTTTGATAGTAATACGAAGCGTGGGAAACGTATCATTGAGGCACAAAAACTTGAAAAATCATTTCAAGATCGACATTTATTTATAGAAAGTCAGTTTTATCTTAATCATGGAGAACGAATTGGATTAGTGGGACAAAATGGGAGTGGAAAAACAACGTTACTTAAAATGATTCTTGGAGTGGAACCAATCAGTAGCGGGGAAATTTGGAAAAGCTCGTCTTTAAAGATTGCCTATTTAAGTCAAGACATAGATGATTTACCACAAGAGAAAACACCCATCGAAGCTTTGGGTTTATCATCAAGAGAGGAAGTATTACAAGCGAGAACGATACTAGCAAACATGGGAATGGGAGCAGAATTATTAACTCAAAGAGTTCAAACATTGAGCTTAGGTGAGCGCACACGTGTTAAGCTTTGTGGCATGCTGATCAAGCCAAATGATTTACTCATTCTCGATGAACCAACCAATCACTTAGATCTAGCAAGTCGTGAGCAATTAGAATCTACCTTACAAGAGTTTTTAGGCACAATAATCGTCATATCACATGATGTGTACTTTTTAAACAACTTATGTGAAAAAATGCTTGTGATTGAAGATCAACAAATTAAACGAGTTGAAATGGGATTAGAGGAATACGAAAAGCGTAAGTTCGTGTCAGAACAAGAAACCAACGTTGAAGAAGAATTATTACTTCTTGATACCGAAATTTCAGCTGTACTTGGTGAACTTAGTATGCTTACACCCGGGCATGATCGATATAAAGAATTAGATGCTCAATTTTTACAATTAACTAAAAGAAAAAGAGAATTACACAACTCTTAA
- a CDS encoding Gfo/Idh/MocA family oxidoreductase encodes MEKVKVGVVGLGAIGKRLMEGMKSMYTDQIELYAVCDADSTLTETVAREYSVPHSFTNYEDLVNLPDLDFVYIAVPPKFHEQVSSAAAAAGKHILCEKPLANSLDEAENMLKATNGKNIIQMMNFPLNYQGAMHKMMSLLEEGYIGSLEKIDLNLYFPEWPRAWQKNSWVGKREQGGYILEVGAHWIQFIQKNFGQIDYIQGEVTYPEDKMLCEKSVLAKMRLENDIVVHLNGDSNFEGKERVELVVHGRNGTLMIENWGTLKGKQAENVFHEIPTKDVDVQPIFHHMVQAHHGKPADLYDFKVGYNVQVVLEALKNPNLANGIQLKNYYK; translated from the coding sequence ATGGAAAAGGTTAAGGTTGGTGTAGTTGGTCTAGGAGCAATTGGGAAGCGGTTAATGGAAGGGATGAAGTCGATGTATACGGATCAAATTGAGCTTTATGCAGTTTGTGATGCAGATTCAACTCTTACTGAAACTGTTGCACGCGAATATTCTGTTCCACATTCGTTTACGAATTATGAAGACCTAGTGAATCTACCTGATTTAGATTTTGTTTATATTGCAGTTCCACCAAAGTTTCATGAACAAGTATCGTCAGCAGCCGCAGCAGCCGGCAAACATATATTGTGTGAAAAGCCACTAGCTAATTCATTAGATGAAGCGGAGAATATGCTAAAAGCAACAAATGGTAAAAATATAATACAGATGATGAATTTCCCATTAAACTATCAAGGTGCAATGCATAAAATGATGAGTTTACTAGAAGAAGGTTACATAGGTTCATTGGAGAAGATTGATTTGAATCTATATTTTCCCGAATGGCCACGTGCTTGGCAAAAAAACAGCTGGGTGGGCAAACGTGAGCAAGGTGGATATATATTAGAAGTCGGGGCACACTGGATTCAATTTATCCAAAAGAATTTCGGTCAGATCGACTATATACAAGGGGAAGTAACGTACCCTGAAGACAAGATGTTATGTGAAAAGTCAGTTTTGGCTAAAATGAGATTAGAGAACGATATAGTTGTCCATCTAAATGGAGACAGCAACTTTGAAGGCAAAGAGCGAGTAGAGTTAGTGGTTCACGGGAGAAACGGAACGCTCATGATTGAAAACTGGGGAACATTAAAAGGAAAACAAGCCGAGAACGTATTTCACGAGATTCCTACAAAAGATGTTGACGTACAACCAATTTTTCATCATATGGTCCAAGCCCACCATGGTAAACCAGCAGATCTATACGATTTCAAAGTTGGATATAATGTTCAAGTAGTATTAGAAGCATTGAAGAATCCAAATCTAGCAAACGGAATACAATTGAAAAATTACTATAAATAG
- a CDS encoding DUF4083 domain-containing protein, with protein MEVAHSGFELNIGDMIFQLFSFGIIIGVIVLIVYLFINKKKRNTITNERLDRIEKKLDQLTDKK; from the coding sequence ATGGAAGTAGCACATAGTGGATTCGAATTAAATATTGGGGATATGATCTTTCAACTATTTTCCTTTGGGATCATAATTGGAGTTATCGTTCTTATTGTTTACTTATTTATCAATAAGAAGAAACGAAACACAATAACTAATGAACGACTGGATCGTATTGAGAAAAAGTTAGATCAATTAACAGACAAAAAATAG
- a CDS encoding pyridoxamine 5'-phosphate oxidase family protein has product MMNFMLNDIVSTQDELRAILGEPSKRAEAKVIHKLDDHCRIILSHSPFLVLSTSNEDGTCDASPRGDAPGFVYVIDDQHIVIPERPGNKRIDSLQNIVSNPHVGLLFMIPGMEETLRLNGKAYITRNVELLKKMEANQKVPQLGIIVEIEEIYIHCAKALLRSKLWNSETWPNRLDLPTMATIVKAHAELKETTNEIEESLQESYTTRLY; this is encoded by the coding sequence ATGATGAATTTTATGTTGAATGACATTGTTTCTACACAAGACGAGCTTCGCGCAATTCTAGGTGAACCGAGTAAGCGTGCAGAAGCAAAAGTCATACATAAGCTTGATGATCATTGTCGCATAATACTTTCACACTCTCCATTTCTAGTACTCTCTACATCAAATGAAGATGGTACATGTGATGCATCACCAAGAGGAGACGCTCCCGGCTTTGTATATGTAATTGATGACCAACACATCGTCATTCCAGAAAGACCTGGAAATAAACGAATTGACTCGTTGCAAAACATCGTGTCAAATCCGCATGTTGGATTATTGTTTATGATTCCTGGTATGGAAGAAACACTTCGATTAAATGGAAAAGCCTATATTACTAGAAACGTAGAATTACTTAAAAAGATGGAGGCTAACCAAAAGGTTCCACAGTTAGGAATTATTGTTGAAATTGAAGAAATATATATTCATTGTGCGAAAGCACTCCTTCGTTCAAAGCTTTGGAATAGTGAAACATGGCCAAATCGTTTAGATCTACCTACAATGGCGACAATCGTTAAGGCACATGCCGAGTTAAAGGAAACAACAAATGAAATAGAAGAATCCTTACAAGAAAGCTATACGACAAGACTATATTAA
- a CDS encoding CPBP family intramembrane metalloprotease, with protein MRRLSLAFVVTYLVLSVYFYYIPMLVPMNDMLRFLHLLLFLPLAHFITKQLSGNGLESYGLFFFKGWFKNLWTGFLIGFIAWSILFMLYFAFGRYTSIQFINEPRSILTVVIIIVGFGLGSLLNDLLVRGLVFSYFKTRLTFSQLFIFSVILYALDDCWNEGLSVQNIIFSISLGLSLTYSFFKSGSIWANTGIHMGLNVVYGLFFGVSGNIGDGIFTFTVSDNPVIQTSWLSSILAFIMFIIIYSKQNQLFVTESG; from the coding sequence ATGAGACGACTCAGCCTTGCTTTTGTCGTAACGTACCTAGTCTTATCCGTTTATTTCTACTATATACCTATGCTTGTTCCAATGAACGACATGCTTCGTTTTCTTCATTTATTGTTATTTTTGCCACTAGCACATTTTATCACGAAACAGCTAAGTGGAAACGGTCTTGAAAGCTATGGGCTTTTTTTCTTTAAAGGCTGGTTTAAAAACTTATGGACCGGTTTTCTGATAGGCTTTATCGCTTGGAGTATTTTATTTATGCTCTATTTTGCTTTCGGTAGGTATACAAGCATTCAATTCATTAATGAACCTAGAAGTATACTCACGGTTGTTATCATTATTGTAGGTTTCGGTCTTGGCTCTTTACTAAACGATCTGTTAGTTAGAGGATTAGTATTTTCCTATTTTAAGACTAGATTAACCTTTTCTCAACTGTTTATATTTAGTGTTATTTTGTATGCATTAGACGATTGCTGGAATGAAGGACTATCGGTGCAAAATATCATCTTTTCTATTTCCTTAGGACTTAGTCTTACATACTCCTTTTTCAAATCAGGCTCTATTTGGGCAAACACAGGCATTCACATGGGATTAAATGTTGTGTATGGACTGTTCTTTGGCGTATCTGGTAACATAGGTGATGGAATTTTTACGTTTACAGTATCAGATAATCCTGTCATACAAACATCTTGGTTATCTAGTATCCTTGCATTCATAATGTTTATTATCATTTACTCTAAGCAGAACCAACTTTTTGTAACTGAAAGTGGATGA
- a CDS encoding SAM-dependent methyltransferase — METVTVVPIGKVISGRKSIEDDYWGNVVSIIEIDETQYTEDVLQGLEDFSHLEIIFFMHGVDPSKIETHARHPRNNKTWPKVGIFSQRPKARPNRLGLSRCNIVKVDGYHITVEALDAVVGTPILDIKPYMREFGPIGEVKQPEWSTELMNFYYIRSEEEL; from the coding sequence ATGGAGACAGTTACAGTAGTACCGATTGGTAAAGTGATATCTGGAAGAAAATCAATTGAAGATGACTACTGGGGAAATGTTGTTTCAATCATTGAAATCGATGAAACTCAGTATACAGAAGATGTCTTACAAGGACTTGAAGACTTTTCACATCTAGAAATCATTTTCTTTATGCACGGTGTTGATCCTTCTAAAATTGAAACGCACGCTCGTCATCCCCGGAATAATAAGACTTGGCCAAAGGTCGGAATTTTTTCGCAAAGGCCAAAAGCAAGACCAAATCGATTAGGGTTGTCTCGTTGTAACATAGTAAAAGTAGACGGCTATCACATTACAGTGGAAGCTCTTGATGCTGTGGTCGGTACTCCCATTTTAGATATTAAGCCGTATATGAGAGAGTTTGGTCCAATTGGTGAAGTGAAACAACCAGAGTGGTCAACAGAACTTATGAACTTTTATTACATTCGAAGTGAGGAAGAATTGTGA
- a CDS encoding PadR family transcriptional regulator, giving the protein MFDRELVKGSTSLILLQLLNEKEMYGYQLVKEMEAKSGNALQVKEGTLYPALHKLEQKGYVEAYWQEQEKGPARKYYRITDEGRDILTHKTKEWNSFVNMIQGFIGR; this is encoded by the coding sequence ATGTTTGATCGTGAATTAGTAAAAGGAAGTACGTCTTTAATATTGCTGCAGCTGTTAAATGAAAAGGAAATGTACGGCTATCAGTTAGTGAAAGAAATGGAAGCGAAGAGTGGAAATGCCCTTCAAGTAAAGGAAGGCACGTTATATCCTGCGTTACATAAGCTTGAACAAAAAGGTTATGTAGAGGCTTATTGGCAGGAGCAAGAGAAAGGTCCCGCTCGTAAATATTATCGTATTACAGATGAAGGCCGAGATATTCTCACTCATAAAACAAAAGAGTGGAATTCGTTCGTAAATATGATTCAAGGCTTTATTGGGAGATAA
- a CDS encoding M42 family metallopeptidase, with protein MSNVNVEQTIELIKELVSIPSPSGYTNEVITYVENYLKELNVETKRNRKGGLIATLPGKDDSQHRMLTAHVDTLGAMVKEVKSNGRLKLDLIGGFRYNSIEGEYCQIHTSSGKVVTGTILMHQTSVHVYKDAGKAERNQENMEVRLDEVVKNADDIRALGIEVGDFVSFDPRVQVLPNGFIKSRHLDDKASVGILLQLIKQLKENQVELPYTTHFLISNNEEIGYGGNSNITSETVEYLAVDMGAMGDGQSTDEYTVSICVKDASGPYHYELRKHLTKLAEENGIGYKLDIYPYYGSDASAAIRSGHDIVHGLIGPGIDSSHAFERTHKDSIENTANLLYHYVQSKMVL; from the coding sequence ATGTCAAATGTAAATGTTGAACAAACAATAGAATTGATTAAAGAGTTAGTTTCCATTCCAAGTCCATCTGGTTATACAAATGAAGTGATTACATATGTGGAGAACTATCTTAAAGAATTGAATGTTGAAACGAAAAGAAACCGAAAAGGGGGATTAATCGCAACTCTGCCTGGTAAAGATGATAGCCAGCATCGGATGCTTACAGCTCACGTTGATACGTTAGGGGCAATGGTAAAGGAAGTAAAGTCAAATGGTCGTCTTAAGCTCGATTTAATTGGAGGATTCCGTTATAACTCAATTGAAGGTGAATATTGTCAAATACATACGTCATCAGGAAAAGTTGTAACAGGTACAATTTTAATGCATCAAACATCTGTACATGTTTATAAGGATGCTGGAAAAGCGGAACGAAATCAGGAAAATATGGAAGTTCGCTTAGATGAAGTGGTGAAAAATGCGGATGACATTCGCGCATTAGGAATTGAAGTTGGTGATTTTGTATCGTTTGACCCTAGAGTACAAGTCCTGCCTAACGGATTCATTAAGTCACGTCACCTTGATGATAAAGCAAGTGTTGGGATTCTACTACAACTTATTAAGCAACTAAAGGAAAATCAAGTGGAACTTCCTTATACTACTCACTTCCTCATTTCGAATAATGAAGAAATTGGTTATGGTGGAAACTCAAATATTACTTCAGAAACAGTGGAATATTTGGCGGTTGATATGGGGGCAATGGGTGATGGACAGTCGACAGATGAATATACAGTATCCATTTGTGTAAAAGATGCGAGCGGACCCTATCACTATGAGCTTCGCAAGCATCTAACAAAATTAGCTGAGGAAAATGGAATCGGTTATAAACTGGACATTTATCCTTACTACGGCTCTGATGCGTCTGCTGCAATTCGCTCTGGACACGATATCGTTCACGGTCTTATTGGCCCGGGTATTGACTCATCACATGCCTTCGAACGCACACATAAAGATTCAATAGAAAACACAGCAAACCTGCTGTATCACTATGTACAATCTAAAATGGTTTTATAA
- a CDS encoding DNA alkylation repair protein encodes MTLEEVMQTLEQLGSEQTKKTFLNHGAKEPFFGVRVGDLKKLVKLVKKDQQLALALYDTGNSDAMYLAGLSINPKLIEKETLQQWVRNAYWYMIAEYTVAGVTAESNYALELAKEWMKSPEEMTAVAGWNTYGHYISITPDEQLDMTEIRNLLQQVKETIHTERNRVKYVMNGFVINVGGYVKELQNEAKDVATHIGKVHVDVGNTACKVPLARDYIQKMEDRGKTGQKKKTAIC; translated from the coding sequence ATGACACTTGAAGAAGTCATGCAAACACTTGAACAATTAGGTTCAGAACAAACGAAGAAAACGTTTTTGAATCACGGTGCAAAGGAACCTTTTTTCGGTGTTCGAGTTGGAGATTTGAAGAAATTAGTAAAGCTTGTAAAAAAGGATCAGCAACTCGCTCTTGCACTATATGACACAGGGAACTCAGATGCTATGTATTTAGCGGGGCTTTCTATCAATCCGAAACTCATTGAAAAAGAAACCTTACAACAGTGGGTGCGGAATGCATACTGGTATATGATTGCTGAATATACAGTTGCGGGTGTAACTGCCGAAAGTAATTACGCATTAGAGTTGGCCAAGGAGTGGATGAAATCACCAGAAGAAATGACAGCTGTAGCAGGATGGAATACATATGGTCATTACATCTCTATTACACCTGATGAACAGTTAGATATGACGGAGATTCGAAATTTACTTCAACAAGTAAAAGAAACGATTCATACAGAGCGTAATCGTGTAAAGTATGTCATGAATGGTTTTGTCATTAACGTTGGCGGATATGTGAAAGAACTTCAAAATGAAGCAAAAGATGTGGCTACCCATATCGGTAAAGTTCATGTAGATGTCGGGAACACAGCATGTAAAGTTCCTCTTGCCAGAGATTATATACAAAAGATGGAAGATAGAGGGAAGACCGGTCAAAAGAAAAAAACAGCTATTTGTTAA
- a CDS encoding CPBP family intramembrane metalloprotease yields MFLKLFMLIIVICFPGIFFMLRTEKKLLSEEDEEITDLQRLVIHFTTVALFAALGAFTVPRVTLLTTTIDTMSLLSYGVIGGVICSIGNIVFYYFYLKRRIPHKDYVAIEKHYRNMGILTRIFYGGFIEEIIFRWGIMGLLLWLCQFIFSEYHIFPIILALSVSSMLFALVHVPSIKVVIEHPPKSVYVYTYIGNIWVGFFTGIAFIESGIFAAIIVHILFHLLWYPVQLILTSKEIPK; encoded by the coding sequence ATGTTTTTGAAGTTGTTTATGTTAATAATCGTTATTTGTTTCCCCGGTATATTCTTTATGCTGCGCACCGAAAAGAAGCTGCTATCAGAAGAAGATGAAGAAATAACTGACCTACAGCGTTTGGTTATTCATTTCACTACAGTTGCCTTATTCGCTGCATTAGGAGCATTTACCGTGCCAAGAGTTACACTGCTTACTACAACTATAGATACAATGTCACTACTGTCTTACGGTGTAATTGGTGGTGTAATCTGTTCTATAGGAAATATAGTATTCTATTACTTTTATTTAAAAAGACGGATTCCTCATAAAGATTACGTAGCTATTGAAAAACATTATCGTAACATGGGGATTCTTACGCGTATCTTTTACGGAGGATTTATTGAGGAAATAATTTTCAGATGGGGGATCATGGGGCTCTTGCTATGGTTGTGCCAATTTATATTTTCCGAGTATCATATTTTTCCGATAATTTTAGCATTGAGCGTATCAAGTATGTTATTTGCTTTAGTGCATGTTCCATCAATAAAAGTTGTGATAGAACATCCACCTAAATCTGTTTATGTTTATACGTATATCGGTAATATATGGGTCGGGTTCTTTACTGGAATAGCATTTATTGAATCTGGTATTTTTGCAGCCATTATTGTTCATATTTTATTCCATCTGTTATGGTATCCAGTTCAACTTATCCTTACTAGCAAGGAAATACCTAAATAG
- a CDS encoding DUF4173 domain-containing protein, with protein sequence METIFLQKRTLSLFLLCLLSGFMFHYFFYGKAMGISVLVFTLLLYTVFFTHNKEVLTSQRKLSWFFLLVILLLAGTYGIFTNEVFRFFNIVVLPLLFLYHTFLLKKGIPGEWAKPVMITRLGNAIGDMIGIFFQSFSLIGLLMKKRMDQQRYEVGRRVLIGIVISTPILFFVTFLLMSSDVNFSNMMYRIPNWFISLSPWEAIFQIVLVAGVTLVLFSYLLSLNIKTKLDEYAEESEIKQPFDVIIVGTVLILINLVYLLYAYSQFTYFFNLDPASSTTTYSYATYARKGFAELTVVSIINFTILLVVLHYTNLKGNVSKLFIKCLLSLLVGFSGFMLFSAYHKLSLYEQAYGFTYSRIFAHSFMILLFIMLFIAFIRVWSKKIALLKTYVVLGVSYYVVLNYMNIDMIIAENNMNWYQETGKIDSLYMEVLSDDVIPYLVQLESETGYNSEYIQERKDKLLRGNQSWTEWNWSQHKARLYLMNRE encoded by the coding sequence ATGGAAACGATATTTTTGCAGAAACGAACGTTATCATTATTTCTACTGTGTCTTTTAAGTGGGTTTATGTTTCATTATTTTTTTTACGGAAAAGCAATGGGCATCTCTGTTCTTGTATTTACACTTTTACTATATACTGTCTTTTTTACTCATAACAAAGAGGTGCTAACATCACAACGAAAATTAAGTTGGTTTTTCTTACTCGTCATCCTTTTACTGGCTGGTACATACGGTATTTTTACAAATGAAGTGTTTCGATTTTTTAATATTGTCGTGTTGCCATTATTATTTTTGTATCATACATTTCTCTTAAAAAAGGGCATTCCAGGAGAGTGGGCGAAGCCGGTCATGATAACACGACTTGGTAATGCTATTGGCGATATGATTGGGATTTTCTTTCAATCTTTTTCACTGATTGGTTTGCTAATGAAAAAGAGGATGGATCAACAAAGATATGAGGTTGGACGAAGAGTATTAATCGGAATCGTCATCTCTACACCGATTCTGTTTTTTGTTACATTTTTACTTATGTCATCCGATGTGAATTTTTCAAATATGATGTACCGTATTCCAAATTGGTTTATTTCATTATCACCTTGGGAAGCGATTTTTCAAATTGTATTAGTGGCTGGAGTGACTCTAGTTTTATTTAGTTACTTATTATCATTAAACATTAAAACGAAACTTGATGAATATGCAGAAGAGTCAGAAATCAAACAACCGTTCGATGTCATTATCGTTGGCACGGTATTAATTTTAATAAATCTTGTCTATCTTTTATATGCTTATAGTCAATTTACTTACTTCTTCAATCTTGACCCGGCAAGCAGCACGACAACTTACTCATATGCAACTTACGCTCGAAAAGGTTTTGCTGAACTGACTGTTGTATCCATCATAAACTTTACAATCTTGTTAGTCGTTTTACACTATACAAATCTAAAGGGTAATGTATCTAAACTGTTCATTAAATGCCTATTATCGCTATTAGTCGGTTTTTCGGGTTTTATGCTTTTTTCTGCTTATCATAAACTATCCTTATATGAGCAGGCTTACGGATTTACGTATTCGAGAATTTTCGCTCATTCATTTATGATTCTATTATTCATCATGCTTTTTATTGCATTCATCCGAGTCTGGTCAAAAAAAATAGCTCTTCTTAAAACGTACGTCGTTTTAGGAGTAAGTTATTATGTTGTTTTAAATTATATGAATATCGACATGATCATTGCTGAAAACAATATGAACTGGTATCAAGAAACAGGAAAGATTGATTCCTTGTATATGGAAGTGTTATCTGATGATGTTATTCCTTATCTCGTACAACTTGAATCAGAAACCGGCTACAATTCGGAATATATACAAGAACGAAAGGATAAACTCCTCCGGGGAAACCAATCGTGGACAGAGTGGAATTGGTCTCAGCATAAAGCGAGATTGTACTTAATGAACAGGGAGTAG
- a CDS encoding GNAT family N-acetyltransferase — translation MVNNVRIIKVKDLDEWNLDVLIKESEQEGHRFVTKLVRQYVSLQNRFDRQGEVLYVATLNEEVVGVCGLNKDPYNEQKNIGRLRHLYVLSQFRNLGIAQKLLEQIKKDSISTFSIMTLRTSNPVADRFYTRNGFTKDEHTYLDSTHYYSIK, via the coding sequence ATTGTGAACAATGTGCGTATTATAAAAGTAAAAGATTTAGATGAGTGGAATTTAGATGTTCTTATAAAAGAAAGCGAACAAGAAGGGCACCGTTTTGTAACGAAGCTTGTGAGACAATACGTTTCGTTACAAAACCGCTTTGACAGGCAGGGAGAGGTTTTATATGTTGCTACTCTTAACGAGGAAGTGGTGGGTGTATGTGGTTTAAACAAAGATCCATATAATGAACAAAAAAACATTGGAAGACTACGGCACTTATATGTACTTTCTCAATTCAGAAACTTGGGTATTGCTCAAAAATTATTGGAACAAATCAAGAAAGATTCAATATCTACTTTTTCAATTATGACATTACGTACATCTAATCCAGTAGCCGATCGTTTTTATACTCGAAATGGATTTACAAAGGATGAACATACATATTTAGATTCTACTCATTATTATTCTATTAAGTAG
- a CDS encoding bifunctional (p)ppGpp synthetase/guanosine-3',5'-bis(diphosphate) 3'-pyrophosphohydrolase, with translation MNLVEKARELSRKAHEGQSRKLSDADYFTHTEGVANILQDAGLPDEVVAAGYLHDTVEDTNVTVAEIKERFGEVVAVIVQGNTEDKTKSWEERKEHTIQELKTASFEIKCLVAADKLDNLRSLIQDSNGRTDDIWSYFKRGKEKQAWYYKGVADALIENVDREIPAFFYDYQKLVYEFFG, from the coding sequence ATGAATTTAGTAGAGAAGGCTCGAGAATTATCAAGAAAAGCACATGAAGGTCAATCGAGAAAGCTTTCAGATGCCGATTATTTTACTCATACAGAAGGAGTTGCGAACATACTTCAAGATGCAGGTTTACCTGATGAGGTAGTAGCAGCTGGTTATTTACATGATACGGTTGAAGATACAAATGTGACAGTAGCAGAAATTAAAGAGCGATTCGGAGAAGTAGTGGCGGTTATTGTTCAAGGGAACACAGAGGATAAAACGAAATCATGGGAAGAACGAAAGGAACACACGATTCAAGAGCTAAAAACAGCTTCCTTTGAAATAAAATGTCTGGTCGCTGCGGATAAACTCGATAACTTACGTAGTTTAATTCAAGATTCAAATGGAAGAACAGACGACATATGGAGTTATTTTAAACGCGGGAAAGAAAAACAGGCATGGTACTACAAAGGTGTGGCAGATGCTTTAATTGAAAATGTCGATCGTGAAATACCCGCTTTCTTCTATGACTATCAAAAACTCGTGTATGAATTTTTCGGATGA